One segment of Oreochromis niloticus isolate F11D_XX linkage group LG8, O_niloticus_UMD_NMBU, whole genome shotgun sequence DNA contains the following:
- the wfikkn2b gene encoding WAP, Kazal, immunoglobulin, Kunitz and NTR domain-containing protein 2 has protein sequence MNPNLWVDAMSTCTRECESDQECESYEKCCQNVCGNRSCVAARYVDGKKGPVGMPKEATCASFMCTQQGSECDIWDGQPVCKCRDRCEKEPHFTCASDGMTYYNKCYMDAEACSKGITLTVVICRFNLMWPNTSPSLPQVTTLRPTTATLQATIPPTTEPQPPVLISSPTPQTVNVGETASFLCDIIGRPRPEITWEKQMPDGVERVLMRPNHVRGNMVVTNIGQLVIYNAQLRDSGIYTCTAQNPSGLVQAKHPFTVLPTELHKTPEPKNQTRCLPDECLKPLDSAEDCGSELQKVSWYYESKSNNCFSFTHCHNNSQQPRKVFQTYEECMQCCGPELLGPCGLPTLQGPCKAYEPRWAYSTTLQQCQSFIYGGCEGNENNFESKEGCEEMCPFPKNQNCKACKPRGKMVTSFCRSDFVILGRMSDLTEEKDSGHALVTVEEIFKDEKMGLRFFGKEPLEVTFINMDWNCPCPNITAAAAEGQVIIMGNVSDGMAILQPESYVGASSPRRVRKLKEVISKNTCDILKAITNSPQ, from the exons ATGAACCCCAACCTGTGGGTAGACGCCATGAGCACCTGCACACGAGAGTGTGAATCTGACCAG GAGTGTGAGTCCTATGAGAAGTGTTGTCAAAATGTGTGTGGGAATCGAAGCTGTGTAGCAGCCCGTTATGTGGATGGAAAGAAGGGCCCCGTGGGAATGCCAAAGGAAGCAACCTGTGCCAGTTTCATGTGCACTCAGCAGGGCTCTgagtgtgacatctgggacggTCAGCCGGTGTGCAAATGCCGGGACCGCTGTGAGAAAGAGCCACATTTCACCTGCGCCTCTGACGGCATGACCTACTACAACAAGTGCTACATGGATGCAGAGGCATGCTCCAAGGGCATCACCCTGACTGTTGTCATATGCCGCTTCAATCTGATGTGGCCCAACACAAGCCCTTCTCTGCCCCAGGTGACCACTCTCCGGCCAACCACTGCGACCCTTCAGGCGACTATCCCACCCACCACTGAGCCTCAGCCACCTGTGCTGATCAGCAGCCCCACTCCACAGACTGTGAATGTCGGGGAAACGGCAAGCTTCCTGTGTGACATCATCGGTCGCCCCCGGCCTGAGATCACATGGGAGAAGCAGATGCCTGATGGGGTAGAGAGGGTTCTCATGAGGCCCAATCATGTTAGGGGTAACATGGTGGTCACAAACATCGGTCAGCTTGTCATCTATAATGCCCAGCTGCGTGATTCAGGCATCTACACCTGCACGGCTCAGAACCCATCTGGTTTAGTGCAAGCCAAACACCCATTTACTGTGTTGCCCACAGAGTTACACAAAACTCCTGAACCCAAGAACCAGACCCGCTGCCTGCCTGACGAGTGTCTGAAACCCCTTGATAGTGCAGAGGATTGTGGGAGTGAGCTGCAGAAAGTCAGCTGGTACTACGAGTCCAAATCCAACAACTGCTTCTCCTTTACGCACTGCCACAACAACAGCCAGCAGCCCAGGAAGGTGTTCCAGACATACGAGGAGTGCATGCAGTGCTGTGGTCCAGAACTGTTGGGCCCCTGTGGGCTCCCCACCCTGCAAGGCCCCTGCAAGGCGTACGAGCCGCGGTGGGCGTACAGCACCACCCTGCAGCAGTGTCAGTCCTTCATTTACGGAGGTTGTGAAGGAAATGAAAACAACTTTGAATCTAAAGAAGGCTGCGAGGAGATGTGCCCCTTCCCCAAAAACCAAAACTGCAAGGCCTGTAAGCCGAGAGGCAAGATGGTGACGAGCTTCTGCCGCAGCGACTTCGTCATCCTGGGTCGCATGTCTGACCTCACGGAGGAGAAAGACTCAGGCCACGCCCTCGTGACTGTGGAGGAGATCTTCAAAGATGAGAAGATGGGTCTCCGCTTCTTTGGCAAGGAGCCCCTTGAGGTCACTTTTATCAACATGGACTGGAACTGCCCATGCCCCAacatcacagctgctgctgcagagggCCAGGTCATCATCATGGGCAATGTCAGCGATGGCATGGCCATCCTTCAGCCTGAGAGTTACGTGGGTGCATCTAGCCCTCGTCGGGTACGGAAACTGAAAGAGGTCATCTCTAAGAACACATGTGACATTCTCAAAGCGATCACCAACAGCCCTCAGTAG